The Thermoplasmata archaeon nucleotide sequence GCTGCTCGTCCGGGCGTGAGCCGCTCCCAAAGTTTCATCGCCTCCGCGCCCATGGTCCGCGATGTGCCCAAGGCCTGGGTCAAATCCCGGAAGCACGACCGCTACTACCGCGCCGCGAAACGCCAGAAGTACCGGAGCCGCGCCGCAATCAAGCTCTCCCAGATCGATCGGGAGTACGGGCTGTTCCGGCCCGGGTACACGGTCGTCGACCTGGGCGCCGCTCCCGGAGGTTGGTCTCAGATTGCGCGGGAACGCGTGGGGCCGAAGGGACGGGTCCTCGCGGTCGACCTCGCCCCCGTGCGGCCAATCGAGGGCGTGGAGTTCCTGCGAGGCGATTTCACGGACCACGCCGTGCAGGCGAGGATCTTCGAACTCCTCCGCGCACCCGCGGACGTGGTCCTCAGCGACATGGCGCCGCACCTGAGCGGCAACCGACCGTACGACGAGGCACGGATGCTCGACCTGGCGGAGGCAGCGCTCTCCTTCGCGGCACGAGCCCTACGCCCGCGAGGCGACCTGCTGGTGAAGGTCTTCCAAGGAGAGGGCTACCGCCGATTCCTTGGCAGCGCCGCCGTGCACTTCGAAGGGGTCAAAGGCGTCAAGCCCAAGGCCTCGACGCCCTCGAGCGCGGAACTCTACGTGCTCGCGCGAGGCCGAATCGGCTGAGCGACGGCAGGCGAATCCGCGGCTTTGCCCCATGATGGTCGAGGGCCCGACGAGCCCGTGAGGCAGAGCGGTCCTCCCGTCCCCAAGCCGTTCGGGCTCGTCTTTCGTTCTCGCGGCGCATCGGCCGGCGTCAGTCCCAGAAGCGCTTCGTCCGCGCGTAGTTGATTTCCGCGGCGAGAAGGTCACGCAGGAAGTCCTCCTCCGTCTCGTGGTAACCACGGAGGATGCGCGCCGCGGTCTCCTCTCCCACGCCGCGGGCCATGAGGGCGAGCACGGCCTTCCGGCCGTGCGCCATGACCAAGCTCGCGTTCGTGAACAGGCGTTTCGCGAACGTGCGGCTCTCCTTGTCCGAGCCCTGGAGATCCAGGTGGGCAAGCCGCTCCTTCTCATACGGGGCAATCACGGCGACCATGGCCCCGTTGCAGTTCGCGCATACGATCTTCGCGGGCAGTTCGCTCACGGAGGACCGCCAGCTCATCTTGCAGTTCAGGCACAGGAAGGTGGCCGTCTACTACTCCAGACGGGCCTTGACCGCCATGAGGGTCGCATGATCCGCCTTCGCGGGCGACACGATGAGGCGCCCGCCCTCGAGCCCCGCGCGGCCGATAGGCGTGAGGTGGGTGGCGACGATGTCGATCTCCCCGCGCTGGATGCGGCGCAGGACCTCCACGGTACGCGGAATGTCCATCCGCTCCCAGAAAACCTTGTCGAGGACCTCCTCGAACAGGGGCGTGTTTTCGAACATCTTGAGGAGTCGAGGAATCGACACAGCCTCCCACTCGACGTCGCGCCGCAGCGCTCCGAACTTCTTCGCGACGTACACGAACGACCAACGCAGGAAGGCGGAGTTCTTCAGGATCACCCGGAGCAAGGGTTCCAGGGCGTCCGGGTCCGCGGGGCGGAGGATCTCCTCGATCATCTTCGGATTCACGCTGCGGGGCACATCGAGCACGATCCGGTAGGGGTCGGTCTGGACGCCGACGCTCTGACCGAATCGGGCAGAGATCAGGGACGAGATGAGCTGGCCCAGGGTCTCGTTGACCTTGGACCCCAGGCAGGCATTGACCACGATGAGCTCCCGCGAGTTCTCGATCGTAATCCGCGTGTCCGTGGCGAGGGGGGCGGCCCCCGCGGATCCCAAGTACTCCAGGAACCTGTCGACGCCGAACCCGTTGACCGGGTATGCCGCGAGATCCCGCTCCCGGCGAATCCGGCCCACTTCCTGGGCGACCTCGAACGGCACGGGGATGTCCTCTCCCACCCAGGAGGGCACGTCGCCGATCTCCTTGACCGGTTCCACGAGAATGTGATCGTCCTTGAAGTCCACGAAGCGCCAGGCGGTGCCCCGCATGATGAAGCTCTGCCCGAGCTTCGCGTTCTCCGCGACGAACCACTCGTCGAGCGTGCCGATGACCCTTCGCGACCCGAGATCGACGACCCGGTACGTCTTCACGTCCGGGATCATGGAGATGTTCTCGTAGAAATACTGGAGCGAGTTCGAGCTGCGGCCGAACCGGCCCTCCCGGGACCAGAGGACCTTCAGGGTCGCGAGCTGCTCGAGGAGCTCGTCGAACTCCTTCCGAGGAAGGTCGCGGTACGGCCAGCTGCGGCGCAGGGCTGCATAGGTGTCGTCCGCCGAGGCGAACCGCTCGGACACGGCGATGGCCACGAGCTGGTTCGCGAGCACGGACCGGTTGTCCTTCCGGACGAGCCAGGCCTCGATTTCCTCCACGAGCGCGCGCCGGGCGATCACGGCCGCCTCCGCGAAGTCGTCCTCGTGGGTCGCCAGAATCACGCCGTCGGCCACCTCGCCCACCCCGTGGCCCGAACGGCCGATCCGCTGGACGAGGCGGGCGACCTCCCGAGGGCTGTTGTACTGGAGGACAAAGTCGGCGCTCCCCACGTCGATCCCCAGCTCCAGCGAGGACGTGCAGACGAGGGCGCGCAGCATCCCCGACTTGAAGTCGTCCTCCATCTGGATCCGGATGTCCTTGGACAGGCTGCCGTGGTGCACGCCGATCGTGGGGTCCTGGTACCAAGTGGCTAGGCGGGAGGAGAGGAACTCGGCGGTGTCCCGGGTGTTCACGAAGAAGAGGGTCGACTGGTGGCCCTTGAGCAGCTCGTACGCGCGCCGGAGGGCCGTACCCTGTCCGAGCTGGACCCGGAGCCGGTCCGAGATTTCGCGGTCCCCGACCGCGGGCGGCGCAATCTCGACCGCGATTCGCATCCCTTTCGGAATGCGCACGCGCAGGATCTCAACGGGTCGATCCACGCCCCCGAGGAAGTGCGCGACCTCCTCCGGGGTGCCGACCGTCGCCGAGAGACCGATCCGCTGGACCTCGTGACCCGCGAGGTCGCGGAG carries:
- a CDS encoding RlmE family RNA methyltransferase, whose protein sequence is MVRDVPKAWVKSRKHDRYYRAAKRQKYRSRAAIKLSQIDREYGLFRPGYTVVDLGAAPGGWSQIARERVGPKGRVLAVDLAPVRPIEGVEFLRGDFTDHAVQARIFELLRAPADVVLSDMAPHLSGNRPYDEARMLDLAEAALSFAARALRPRGDLLVKVFQGEGYRRFLGSAAVHFEGVKGVKPKASTPSSAELYVLARGRIG
- a CDS encoding DEAD/DEAH box helicase, with the translated sequence MDSLGLDPRILEVLTEMGIESFTEPQIQAIPRILAGSHVLLVAPTGIGKTEAALLPILHRILNERPTPVSCLYITPLRALNRDMLRRMTFFAERLHLSVAVRHGDTSPQERARITRDPPDVLITTPETFQILFTGRKLRDHLKTVRWVVIDEIHELASDERGAQLAVGLERLRDLAGHEVQRIGLSATVGTPEEVAHFLGGVDRPVEILRVRIPKGMRIAVEIAPPAVGDREISDRLRVQLGQGTALRRAYELLKGHQSTLFFVNTRDTAEFLSSRLATWYQDPTIGVHHGSLSKDIRIQMEDDFKSGMLRALVCTSSLELGIDVGSADFVLQYNSPREVARLVQRIGRSGHGVGEVADGVILATHEDDFAEAAVIARRALVEEIEAWLVRKDNRSVLANQLVAIAVSERFASADDTYAALRRSWPYRDLPRKEFDELLEQLATLKVLWSREGRFGRSSNSLQYFYENISMIPDVKTYRVVDLGSRRVIGTLDEWFVAENAKLGQSFIMRGTAWRFVDFKDDHILVEPVKEIGDVPSWVGEDIPVPFEVAQEVGRIRRERDLAAYPVNGFGVDRFLEYLGSAGAAPLATDTRITIENSRELIVVNACLGSKVNETLGQLISSLISARFGQSVGVQTDPYRIVLDVPRSVNPKMIEEILRPADPDALEPLLRVILKNSAFLRWSFVYVAKKFGALRRDVEWEAVSIPRLLKMFENTPLFEEVLDKVFWERMDIPRTVEVLRRIQRGEIDIVATHLTPIGRAGLEGGRLIVSPAKADHATLMAVKARLE